A window of Oryza glaberrima chromosome 2, OglaRS2, whole genome shotgun sequence genomic DNA:
gaattgaagtgtaaaatagaagattacaaaacacaagaaaaacataggaatggtcgtttgattggagcgcaggaaaaacgtaggaatcagatgagagagatagactaaaagtaaattttccaagaggttggagctcttgctaaatttcctccaaaatccacatgcaatgtgtcattccataggaatttcataggatttggaaagttTCAATTCTTTGAAttaaagggccaaataggaaaatttcctataggatttgaatcctataaaattcctatataaatcctttgatttaaaggggccctaaatGGCTACAATGTGGAATATAATCCTACATGGCTACATTTCTGTAGTACTACCATTGTGCAAGCAGCACAAAGTGTGCTTGTCCAAACAGAGTACACAACACCAAACCCAAAGCAGAGAAGAACAGCAGCAGAGGATGACGGTCATGGCACAGTTTACAGCATGGCAAAATGAAACAAAGCGTACGAACGAACAGGGAGATTTGTCGAGCACCTTGGGGGTGGAGCCggaggggcgcggcggccgagggACAGGCCGGTGCCTGcgtccgcgcccgcgcccgcgggGACGACCACGGCCTGCAGCGACCACGTCGCCTCCAGAGAcggcgcccggcgccgccgccgccgctgctggcaCCGCACGTACGTCTGGTAGCTCGCGGCCGCCACGAGCCAGGCGCGACCGCGCGACGCCGCGCGGAGCTCGGACATCAGGCGCGCCAGCTCGGCGACCATGTGGTCCTCAGGGGCGGAGTACTCCGCGagggcgtggtggtggtggtggtcgtcatCATCGACGGCCCAGCGCACGTCGCCGACGTAGATGACCAGGCCGGCGGCCTTGGCGTCGACGACGATGGAGTTCGCGGTCCGGCGTAGCTCGGCCACCTGGgcgtcgacgtcggcgcggGTCATGAGGCGGAGGTGGACGCGGGAGAGGTGGAGCCTCAGCACGTGCGCGCCGCGCAGCTCGCCCGGGACGTCGCCCGTCTCCAGCCGCCTCATGAGCTCCGCCACCGACGCCTCGGCGACGGACACCgagtcgccgacgacgacggggttGGGTCTTGCCCCCTGCTTCCGCACCATCACCTCCAAGATCGCCCTCACGTCCTCCTCCTTGCACGACGAACCGGTGTCAGGACGGTGCAAGAACTGAGCCGGCCacggcgcgccaccgccgctggcgGCGTGCGCGTCGAGGTCAATGTGCGGCTCGGGGGAGGAGGACGAGTAACAGACGTGGTGGCCGCCGAGGCTCGGGAGCATGGCGCCCCCCTCCTCGAGGGTGCTCTTCACGGCGGCGCTCGAGAAGCCGGCCTCCCGCATGACCCGGCTCACGCTGGGGTCGTCGAGGATGGAGATGATGAGCTGGTCAAGCTCTACCTTGATCGCGAGGagaggctgctgctgcggttGAAGCGCGTGCTGCGGCGGCTGCAGGCTCTGCAGCTCGATGCAGCCGCGCCGCTGGTTCGCCTGCGCGCGCTTGAGCGCGGCGACGAGCGCGTTGGACAGCGTCGGGTCGGGCGGGACgagcgacgacgccggcgagcacgccCGCCCGCAGTCGGCCATCGCATTGGTGGCAGGGAGGCGGTTGAGCGCGACGTTGAAGCAGAGCTCCAGCGCCCTGCACCGGAGCGggtgcgacgccgccgccgcgggcgcgcaGGCGGCCACGGCCGGGTGCGCCCTGACGCAGGCGCGCCTGAGGAGGCCGTGGGCGCAGCACGACGGCTCGCCCCCGGAGCAAGCGAACGGAGGCGGgtccgacggcgacgaggacgaggacgaggagctCCTCAGCAGCGTGAACGCCACGTGCAGCGGCGTGAGCTGCGCGTGCCCGCGGCGtcgcgccagcgccagcgcgaGCTTGAGCAccgcggccgcgtcggcggACAGCGCCTGGTGCACCGTGTACCCCCCCGCGCGCATCGCCTTCACCCCCAATGTTGTCTTGCACCCTCGCTATGCTCACAGTGGTGTGTGCAGTGGCAAGAGTCACCAGTTCACCTTTGGTAGGTTAGCTTTGTGTGTGCATGGTAGAGTagtaactagtagtagtattcCACTTTTTAGGGGTTTATAGAATGGAGTAGAAAGAATAGACAGTGCTAGAGTGGCTTTCACAGGTCAGGCTTTATCCCTCTCATGTTCTTTTCACCCTGCTCCTCCTTTGTGTGGATTGTTGCTTTCTATACAAAGGGGGGTCGGGATTAGTTTGTCTCTTGtctactactactgctgctgctgttgttgcatTGCATCTCTGTCTTTCTGCAAGCTGCCCTAGTGCCCTGCCAATCTGAATGCCATGCCAACCCTTTCTTTCTCTGTTCTTTTCTCATTCTTTTCCGTCCACTTTGCCTTTGGTTTTTCGTCAGGATTCAGGGATATTTCCCTTTCCACCCTGCAGAAAAGGTACAGATAGGTACCTACTCACACACTGTGACAATATGGCGCCA
This region includes:
- the LOC127761505 gene encoding protein SMAX1-LIKE 5-like isoform X1 produces the protein MRAGGYTVHQALSADAAAVLKLALALARRRGHAQLTPLHVAFTLLRSSSSSSSSPSDPPPFACSGGEPSCCAHGLLRRACVRAHPAVAACAPAAAASHPLRCRALELCFNVALNRLPATNAMADCGRACSPASSLVPPDPTLSNALVAALKRAQANQRRGCIELQSLQPPQHALQPQQQPLLAIKVELDQLIISILDDPSVSRVMREAGFSSAAVKSTLEEGGAMLPSLGGHHVCYSSSSPEPHIDLDAHAASGGGAPWPAQFLHRPDTGSSCKEEDVRAILEVMVRKQGARPNPVVVGDSVSVAEASVAELMRRLETGDVPGELRGAHVLRLHLSRVHLRLMTRADVDAQVAELRRTANSIVVDAKAAGLVIYVGDVRWAVDDDDHHHHHALAEYSAPEDHMVAELARLMSELRAASRGRAWLVAAASYQTYVRCQQRRRRRRAPSLEATWSLQAVVVPAGAGADAGTGLSLGRRAPPAPPPSRVAEDDQIAKLGEIPTLDLALGGDDGGVPALCAECANGYEKEASQVRAKADGTTLALTYFPGWPHANEPQTSHKAELMELGRKWGILCQRVHSRSHNDQASVPSPMPWWCRPSSVSRDGEARTELNPSSAGLRLSFGTPGDHDRSESVDERGADTTLSLMPPDSAAAATTWQDTRGRWSEGGGGGADGEMMTVNGLDATVDAVSIRRVWLEQLLLSGDLKRKAEKGRLSGEPKPRRRGGVSLDLNICAAADDDDDGGDSEEEAAPSDLTNEGGCDGGGEPGRLDDSLDSHE
- the LOC127761505 gene encoding protein SMAX1-LIKE 5-like isoform X2 gives rise to the protein MRAGGYTVHQALSADAAAVLKLALALARRRGHAQLTPLHVAFTLLRSSSSSSSSPSDPPPFACSGGEPSCCAHGLLRRACVRAHPAVAACAPAAAASHPLRCRALELCFNVALNRLPATNAMADCGRACSPASSLVPPDPTLSNALVAALKRAQANQRRGCIELQSLQPPQHALQPQQQPLLAIKVELDQLIISILDDPSVSRVMREAGFSSAAVKSTLEEGGAMLPSLGGHHVCYSSSSPEPHIDLDAHAASGGGAPWPAQFLHRPDTGSSCKEEDVRAILEVMVRKQGARPNPVVVGDSVSVAEASVAELMRRLETGDVPGELRGAHVLRLHLSRVHLRLMTRADVDAQVAELRRTANSIVVDAKAAGLVIYVGDVRWAVDDDDHHHHHALAEYSAPEDHMVAELARLMSELRAASRGRAWLVAAASYQTYVRCQQRRRRRRAPSLEATWSLQAVVVPAGAGADAGTGLSLGRRAPPAPPPRVAEDDQIAKLGEIPTLDLALGGDDGGVPALCAECANGYEKEASQVRAKADGTTLALTYFPGWPHANEPQTSHKAELMELGRKWGILCQRVHSRSHNDQASVPSPMPWWCRPSSVSRDGEARTELNPSSAGLRLSFGTPGDHDRSESVDERGADTTLSLMPPDSAAAATTWQDTRGRWSEGGGGGADGEMMTVNGLDATVDAVSIRRVWLEQLLLSGDLKRKAEKGRLSGEPKPRRRGGVSLDLNICAAADDDDDGGDSEEEAAPSDLTNEGGCDGGGEPGRLDDSLDSHE